The genomic stretch CACCACTATATATGATAACTGtatatttcaaaaataaaaatatttctttctttctctctctttctttctctctccACGCCAAAGTTAGGAGAAAAATTCATAACCATACCAACCCCACATTTGCCTCCTTCCTCTTTTACTATATCTCTCTCTTCCATAACCAAATCATTTTCTCAAATTCATTTTGAAATAAGAGGTACGagtgtgtttgaaatgaattgaATCTTAATTTCAGTGGATCGCTTCTACGAAAATTGTTCATTGATTTAACTTTTTGATATATGGAGGATTATGTGGTTTAGGTTTTGATTTCTATTACTCTTTTTCTGTGTTTTATCACTTACTTAATTTGGCCTAAAACGGATTGCAGTGTCTGTTTGAATGGATGGATTGAGTGATGGGTGTTATAGTAAGATGTGTGAGGTTAGAGATAGTTGTTCTTATTGTCTAAGGTGAAACACGGTGATGTATTTCTAAATATGAAGGATATGTCATCAAATCAACTTCCATTGTTGAATTTTTGACTTAATTAATGGTAATTGTGAAATACGCAGAAATCAATTGAATATTCATGTAGCTTTTTATAAGGACTGAAGTTATACTATGGATATTTTGTTGCAAAAAATATCATGGATTGTGTAAAATATGATATCTTTTTGTCATaatcttgatctgattataattATAAGGATTCATTGTAGGTCTATTTCTTATGTCCTTAACTGACTTGCTCAATATTTATCTGTTGCAGGGAGATGTTTTGAAAGTGAAAGTAAACAAATTAACATCAATAAAGACCCAACTCCCATACTCATATTATTCACTTCCTTATCCTGCACCCAAAAAAATACAAGATAGTGCAAAAAATCTTGGGGAAGTGCTTCGCGTTGACCGCATTGAAAATTCACTCTATGTGGTCAGTTTCACATGTTAATTCTTGAATCTTTATCAATTTATAAGAAAGGAATTCTTAATGAAATATATAGATTTGGAAACATTTAACCTCGAATTGGTTAGCCACCATGTTGAAAGGGTAGTTAGTTAATGGATAATCACtctttaattaatttaattaattatatttaattgATTTAGTGGATTGTCATGTCCACAACTTCTAGAATCATATTGATTGTTATATTTTATGAAAAATGTAAAGGAAAACAAGAGATCAAATGACTGCCACTACATATTTTCTTTTAAAAGAAAACATAATAATAACGCAAAAAATAGTCAAAACCTATAACAACATACAGAATCGCCTATATCTTCCTTTTGATGCAAAGTTCCTGTTAACCTACATATCCATAATGAAATTGTTACTATGTGTTTGCAATCATATAACATCACACTGATATTGACAAGTCTGTAATAAAGAAAAATGTAAATCTATACCTATATATAAAATGGATATCCTTTGCAATACCTGATaaattattttttcaaatttttttcgTAGAATTGATAAATATATGTTAAATTGTAATTAAAACAttttattcaatttaaaatatttataatacAATTAAAATTAACGTATTATTAGTAAAGACAAATAATACTTTATGGGTCATATTAACCGGTGTCCCACGACGGATTAAGAATTATAAATAAAAGAATATTATAACTTCAGTACAATTAATAGACACGATattcttaaaaaaaattaattaattctgttttatatatatatatatatatatatatatatatatatatatatatatatatatatatatatatatatatatatatatatatatatatataaatatatatatattagaaaaaacatatatttttaattttttaaaaacGGTTCAACTTACTTTTTAATGAATTTCTTAACTAATGCCCCTAATTAGCATTTCCCACACTTTATAATTGAAAAATATATATTATGTTGTTCTTATTCGATTAGCTCATAGTGTAGTGATTGAGAATGTTTAGTACTTGGGGTTTGTATTGTGAAGATCTACTTGGGGTCTGTGTAGTGATTGAGAATGTTTAGTTGTTTAGTTGTTGGGGTCTGTATTAGCTATTATCAATTGGAATAAAATTTGGTGCCTTGCCTTTgttaaaaaaaaatcaatattaaAAGATAAATATTAATATAAACTTTCCGATAAAATTACAGAATAAATGTAATGGATTCTTAAATTTCTGTCTCAAAACAAATTATACTATATAATATGTAAAAAAACAATTATGAAAAAATCCagttatattttatttttgttagAACATTAAATTAAAGAATGAAAATACTcatctaaaattttaaaaatcataatcaaccaactaataataaataaataaattattcaGATGTAATGgacaatttttttttattgttgtCGTCATTCATATATCCGGAATTCATTATTACCTGCATTTTGATTATTCTATGTAGTTTTCCCATCATTTAAACTattttatttacaattttgtaTAATCAATTTTGTGATATGTTTTTTCATATTTATTTTGCATTGCATTTTGACTTTGTTCTCTATTATAgaatacaattttttttaattttaattttacggtaaagatgaagatgaaataaatatttttgaTATTGTGTAATACTTATGCATCTAAATATGAAAATAATTACCAAGTACATAGTATGAAAATAATTACCAAGTACacaatttttttaattatattgtgttatttatttaaaaagaacTAACTAAAGATAAATTATGTCATCTATATATAGGTATAGATAACTTATAACATGCATAGTTAATTTTATTTAGTCTATAATATGTAGTGATTGAAGAAGAAAATTTATATCAAATCATCTTCTGATGATATATCAGTTTTCGATCAATTGTTTTTGTAGAGGATTCGGTATAGTTTCCAGTTGACAATTACATtaataaaatggaaaataataTTCGTCAAATATCAAGTCAACAACAGAGGTCAAGAAGGGCCGAAAATGAAAGGAAGAGGAGACAAAATATGAGCAACGAGCATAGAGAAAACAATTTGTCAAGACGACGTGAAAATTATAGGCGGCGAAAAGAGCAAGAGAAACAAGCTCAAACATCTCGCCATATAAACAGTCAGTCGAGAGTTCCGTTTCAAAATTTTACAAATATGACTTTTCCAAGATCACACTTTCAAGGAACTCATGACAGTGAAGCCGGTCCAAGTAGAATTACACATGTTAATGATGTTGCACTTGGTTGGTGATGATCAATATATATATTATACGTTACATTTCATAATTTTGTTCGCTTTCGCCATATCTTATTTTATGTATTTAAACTCGCAGATCGTAATTGTACATCACCTAATCAACAAAACATCACGAGTCAATCCGATACAGGTATAAGTGATATAGTTCTAAGTATGCGAGTATTAATTTTTACAAATGTATtgatattaattattatttttgtatcAGATGATATGGATGTTGATGAAGCTTTAGAGGATGCAGTAATATCATATGTTAACATGGATGCCAGAGAAAATGGTGCATTATCACGTCGTCCTCAAGGTATGTTCGTAAAAATTTTGCTTCAAATAAATGTAGCATTTGCTCATGTGGCGTAAAATTTCAAATCATGcaatattaaaatataataattgaGTCATCTTgcatatattttttatttgtattttagATTTTATATAATATTTAGTAATCAATATCAAACTCCTGCCTGTAGAATCAGGACATGCTTTTCGAGCAAAGCACAATATTGCTcgaaatttcaaaaataatatGATGATGGAAAAAGCCCGGTTGCCTCATCCATTTACCTGTAGACACTGCAATGCAAGATTGTTTCATCATGAATCACGTGATACGTGTTGTAATGGTGGAAAGGTATCATTCTCACGAGTTGATGCTCCTATAGTATTGCAACAATTATTTTTGGATGGTTCAGCTGAAGGAAAACATTTTAGGCAACATATTCGAAGTTATAACCATGTGGTTTCATTCACTTCAATTGGTGTTCATGTTGATGAGAAAATTCTTGCATCTGGTCGTGGTATATACACGTTTCGTGCTCAAGGTGCTTTTTACCATAACATAGGAGGTTTCTATCCAAATGAGGGTGTCAGACCGCGTTTCTTACAACTATACATCTACGACACCGATAACGAGCTACATAATAGAATGCAGGAAAATCCACAGCTGCACCAAAATGTAGTTCACAAATTACAGAAAATGCTCCATCAGTTTAATCCTTTTGTAATTAGGTTCAAGCAACTTTCAATACTTCCAAATATCAGTGAATGTAGCCTCATACTTAAAGAGCGTCCACGTAATCACCATCAATACAATCTTCCAACTGCTGAACAAGTTGCGGCAATTATTGTTGGATGTGATGCAGATTCTATGGATTATGGAAGGGATATTAATGTCATTCGTTGTGATGGAAATCTCAAGAAAGTTCAAGAGACAAAGGGATATTATGATCCTTTGCAATACCCTGTATTGTTTCCATTTGGGACGCATGGTTGGGACATCAACACAACAAATTGCAATGGACGAAGAGTGTCATGTCGAGCATATTACAGTTACATGCTTCAGGTAAATTTGGATTAATTTTAGTAGATAATCTACTTAGCTAAGCGTTGTTTAAAAAACTTTACATTTAACACCGACATTTTTCCAATCAACTGTAGATTCGCCCAAATGATCAATCAATGTTGTTAAATGCGGGTCGACTGTTGCAACAATATGTTGTAGACAAttatgtcaaaattgaatcagGGAGATTAAGGTGGATTAAAGAGCACCAAAGTGATATACGTTCTGAATTGTACCAAGGTTTACATGATGCTTTGCATGTTGGTGAAACTAATGCAGGTACAAATTCATATAGCATAAATATACAGTTTTTGATTAATAATTAGTTGTACTTCTAATGCTAATAATTCATATATTCTAATACTAATGCATTTCATGAATCATCGTAGAGAACATTGGAAAAAGAACAATATTGCCATCATCATTTATTGGCAGTCGTCGAGACATGACACAACGTTATGAAGATGGCATGGCTATTGTTCTTAATGGCGGTAAACCAGATATTTTTCTAACAATGACATGCAATCCTTCTTGGAGTGAGATAACATCAGAACTTTTGCCTTTTCAAACACCACAAGATCGTCCAGATTTGCTAACAAGAATATTTCGTTCGAAATTTGAGAAATTGAAGGATGATGTTATTAATAAAGGAGTCTTGGGTAAAGTTAAAAGCTACATGTATGTCACTGAATTTCAAAAGCGAGGACTGCCGCATGTGCATATGTTATTGGTCTTAGAAAGTAACGATAAGTTGCGTGACCCAAAAGATTATGATAGTATGGTAAGAGCAGAAATACCTAAATTAGAATGTGAACCACAGTTGCATGAAGCTGTTGTAAGACATATGATCCACGGACCTTGCGGCATAATCAACCGAAAGTCTCCATGTATGAAAGACGGACATTGTAAAAAAAGGTATCCCAAACAGTTCTTGGATGAAACACGTCAAGGCACTGACTCATATTCCGAGTATAGGAGAAGGTTTGATGAGTCTGTATCGTTAGGTAAAGATAGGTCTGTCGATAATAGATGGGTGGTTCCTTATAACCCTTGGTTACTGTTAAAGTATGACTGTCACATAAATGTAGAGATTTGCAGTAGCATTAAAAGTATCAAGTATCTATACAAATATGTGTACAAGGGCCCTGATCGTGTGGCTATGGAGGTTCATAAAGGATCATACATGGATGAAGTTCAGCAATATGTTGATGCAAGATGGATTTGTGCTCCCGAGGCATTATGGAAAATATTTCGATTCACTCTTTACCGATTATATCCTTCGGTTGAAAGATTGCAGATCCACTTGCCGAACCGCCATCAAGTGCGCTTTTATGATCATCAGCAAATTGCAGATGTGTTAAATAATGAACGCAACTCCAAAACAATGCTCACACAATTCTTTGCATTGAATCTACGAGATCCACAAGCAAGAAAGTATCTGTATAGAGAGATTCTAGAGCATTATTGTTGGAACAAGCGGGATATGGAATGGCATCGTAGGCGATCAACAAGAAAAGTTATCGGGAGAATCTATACGGTATCACCTTCGGAGGGAGATAAGTTTTACTTGCGACTGTTGTTATCGCATGTCATAGGTCCAACCAGTTGGGAATATCTTCTTACAAATAATGGCATGACTTTCAGTACATTCAAAAAATCAGCCGAGGATAGGGGATTTCTAGAGACTGATCATAGTATTCGTGATTGTTTGGTTGAGGCTACGAGTCTCCGAATGCCATATGCTTTACGAAGGTTGTTCGTGACGATTTTAATATTTTGTGAACCTACTGATGTTAGAGGCCTTTGGAATGAGTTTTTTACACATATGGTAGAGGATTATCAAACAGCTAACAATGTTGTGGAATCAAACTTAACTAATATGTTGTTGAAGGACTTGAATGAACTCTTAAACCTGCACGGTAAAAAGATTGATGATTATGATCTCCCATCTTTACCCCCTAATACAATAGACAGAGGTGCAGTTCCAAGTATCATACAAGAGGAGTTAGCGATCGATATC from Lathyrus oleraceus cultivar Zhongwan6 chromosome 7, CAAS_Psat_ZW6_1.0, whole genome shotgun sequence encodes the following:
- the LOC127104919 gene encoding uncharacterized protein LOC127104919, whose translation is MENNIRQISSQQQRSRRAENERKRRQNMSNEHRENNLSRRRENYRRRKEQEKQAQTSRHINSQSRVPFQNFTNMTFPRSHFQGTHDSEAGPSRITHVNDVALDRNCTSPNQQNITSQSDTDDMDVDEALEDAVISYVNMDARENGALSRRPQESGHAFRAKHNIARNFKNNMMMEKARLPHPFTCRHCNARLFHHESRDTCCNGGKVSFSRVDAPIVLQQLFLDGSAEGKHFRQHIRSYNHVVSFTSIGVHVDEKILASGRGIYTFRAQGAFYHNIGGFYPNEGVRPRFLQLYIYDTDNELHNRMQENPQLHQNVVHKLQKMLHQFNPFVIRFKQLSILPNISECSLILKERPRNHHQYNLPTAEQVAAIIVGCDADSMDYGRDINVIRCDGNLKKVQETKGYYDPLQYPVLFPFGTHGWDINTTNCNGRRVSCRAYYSYMLQIRPNDQSMLLNAGRLLQQYVVDNYVKIESGRLRWIKEHQSDIRSELYQGLHDALHVGETNAENIGKRTILPSSFIGSRRDMTQRYEDGMAIVLNGGKPDIFLTMTCNPSWSEITSELLPFQTPQDRPDLLTRIFRSKFEKLKDDVINKGVLGKVKSYMYVTEFQKRGLPHVHMLLVLESNDKLRDPKDYDSMVRAEIPKLECEPQLHEAVVRHMIHGPCGIINRKSPCMKDGHCKKRYPKQFLDETRQGTDSYSEYRRRFDESVSLGKDRSVDNRWVVPYNPWLLLKYDCHINVEICSSIKSIKYLYKYVYKGPDRVAMEVHKGSYMDEVQQYVDARWICAPEALWKIFRFTLYRLYPSVERLQIHLPNRHQVRFYDHQQIADVLNNERNSKTMLTQFFALNLRDPQARKYLYREILEHYCWNKRDMEWHRRRSTRKVIGRIYTVSPSEGDKFYLRLLLSHVIGPTSWEYLLTNNGMTFSTFKKSAEDRGFLETDHSIRDCLVEATSLRMPYALRRLFVTILIFCEPTDVRGLWNEFFTHMVEDYQTANNVVESNLTNMLLKDLNELLNLHGKKIDDYDLPSLPPNTIDRGAVPSIIQEELAIDIPNEDIESIAKLNNDQMIAFNTIMNVIVQKHSGVFFVDGPGGTGKTFLYRTLMASLRSRGEIVLATASSGIAATLLPGGRTAHSRFKIPIDIQPSSICGIEKQKDLANLIRVAAAIIWDEAPMTNKNCLEALDRSLQDICSNSAPFGGKVLIMGGDFRQVLPVVRKGTKAQMISACIVQSHLWNHTKILHLRQNMRSLHDQEFAEFLIRIGDGVEPTKPDDMVRLPLHIAIPWEGEHSIQVLIQHIFPDLELHGWDATYMVQRAILTPTNDDVQKLNDMIIDQFPGEEHNLLSFDEVEGDNHNLYQQEFLNSIAQGSLPPHILKIKKGASLMLLRNLDPRYGLCNGTRLLCRGLFMNMLDVEILTGSNAGKRAFFRKQFPVRLSFAITINKSQGQTIPNVGIYLPRHVFSHGQLHVALSRGVSQTTTRVLTREGKLKGEDAKLEHDEIFQLCRELRRKNVETCFDMKITDFEDKWNTWKDEQSISSIGKLDNKVKRLKIYSIGWSSTVITDKTQLWKMVKREIISQRMERNPGNSETSHNCCSTKSRLKQSISILQFFKSQERIDKGMYEELIRIFIREKENTSNRDFMFGIPLKERH